A window of the Bacteriovorax sp. PP10 genome harbors these coding sequences:
- a CDS encoding type 1 glutamine amidotransferase domain-containing protein — translation MTKKILIPLPSFDFDPTECSVPWKLLTDNGVEVVFATPDGKEAVCDLKMLDGNGLWIFTNILKADAQSRKNYEELKESNAFKFPKKWADIKSGDYDGILLPGGHAKGMKEYLESKKLQKIVSEFFKDNRPVGAICHGVVLAGRSLQDDGKSVLFGKKTTALLGSQELSAWAMTCLWLGSYYRTYPETVESEVKLKLKSPKDFIKGPLPLKRDQFDKLENGFTVIDGNYVSARWPGDAHKFAADFFSLLNK, via the coding sequence ATGACTAAAAAGATTTTAATTCCTCTGCCTTCATTTGATTTCGATCCCACGGAGTGTTCAGTTCCGTGGAAACTTCTGACTGACAATGGAGTAGAGGTTGTCTTTGCCACACCAGATGGTAAGGAAGCTGTTTGTGATTTAAAAATGCTGGATGGTAATGGGCTTTGGATATTTACCAATATTTTAAAAGCAGACGCCCAATCTAGAAAAAATTATGAAGAACTAAAAGAATCAAATGCATTTAAGTTTCCCAAAAAATGGGCCGACATAAAGTCCGGCGATTACGATGGAATTCTTCTTCCGGGCGGACATGCTAAAGGAATGAAAGAGTATCTTGAATCAAAAAAATTACAAAAAATTGTCAGTGAATTTTTTAAAGACAACAGGCCTGTGGGCGCCATTTGCCATGGAGTTGTGCTTGCGGGACGAAGCCTACAAGACGATGGCAAAAGCGTTTTGTTTGGTAAAAAAACAACGGCCCTATTAGGTTCCCAGGAACTATCGGCCTGGGCCATGACGTGTTTATGGTTGGGAAGTTACTACCGTACTTATCCTGAAACAGTCGAGTCCGAAGTCAAATTGAAACTAAAATCACCAAAAGATTTTATCAAAGGACCGCTGCCTTTAAAGAGAGATCAATTCGATAAACTAGAAAATGGATTTACAGTGATTGATGGGAATTATGTGTCGGCCAGATGGCCAGGAGATGCCCATAAATTTGCTGCAGATTTTTTTAGTTTACTCAACAAATAG